DNA from Brassica napus cultivar Da-Ae chromosome C4, Da-Ae, whole genome shotgun sequence:
gCTACTTCTTATCCACTCTTTTCATGTTGAATCACAGAAATTTTGCCAAGGAAGAAGGCGACGCCTGTTTTTCAATGGAGCCTACATTGTATGTGTCGCAGTGTTGGTGTCGTTTGTCGTTCACTAGAAGAACTCCACACTCAAGGCTCGTAACTCCTAATGAAAGAAGGGAAAGCAACAGAGACATTTGCATTCTTGAGGTTCATTTAACAGGAACAGCCACATACCGGGATGTTCAGGAAGTTGCTTGTTTCATTTTGCTATGGCACAAGTAGCATCATGTATTTTGAGTTATAGCgagaatatatatatcagtacTCAGTAGCATGGGTTTACAATTTCGAGCTCATTCACAAATGTTTTTAATGGCTCTTCTTGCTGAAATTGTTCTCTGCTTTCTGAAACTTGGATCTTTCTATACATGAACAAGCGTTTTTCTTAtggttttctctctctctctctgtataaTGTATACACAATTCACGTCCtaactggttcaaacgcagcggctGCGGTTGcaggagtttgcggatgcgggtggttgcggtttctaatagtcttaagagatttgtacgactggttctgcggttagaaattagtacgtttgcgggatacttatgactggttaactatcaAATGCAgtagcggttaaataataaattaacaatatttatattttatataattataaaatatcaaaaatcataatattataataaatataaaaattatatttagaaaattatagttttaaattttaaaaaaatatagaaaatatttttattttataatattataatattaattaaaatataattgatatattttagtattttataattccaatttaaaatgcatgattgaatatatttatttttgtatttatattgttttaagaaaaaaagaaaaaaaaattatcttcccGCAACTGCAAACAcaagctggaaccagcttttgaatttatgggTTTATAGCGGTTTGAATGATTGTTGCAAAAAACAAACAACCggtaccaaccgcaaaagctgtggtttgcgggtggtagagggaaaaccagtcatataTTCAGTAGTTGTGTTTGGTATCTGAGATGATCTTCTTTTTTGTCACAACTATAAAtgttatcaaatgacaaatattaacataaaatattattttgaaaatctaaGTATCTAATGgaaactaggtgttttcctgcaccttGTGCagcaataaattttaaatttaaattatatttaaaaataaaaatttattaatgttttagattctattattttaaaccaatattttatataaatactaatttggtttaacataaaattttgataaaataaataatttaatttacttaaaattatatttaagttatatttaatcataatttagatagatttttatttatttatttcggctaagatatattaaattaacttgtataaaataaactaaaattattataaacttttttaattatcaaaatataaaactaaacaaaatttctaaaatttgcagacatcaaaaagaaataaatggtattacgattaaaaatttaaattcttttaaaaaagattgtACAACATTTCGaaatctttttaataataaaaattttatgattataaaaatatacttaaattatatttcaaaaattttaaaatatttcatatttctattatcatattatttaatgacatatttgaatatatttattttaataatgatttataagttattaccatattatcaaaattactgaaaattgaaattaacattaaatgtagTATGCCATGTCATATTTAACCATAAGCTATGTCGTCAATTCTAGTATGACATGTCaatttttttggtgaaaatgATTGTGAAAATGACATGTGTGAAATCACTTCACAAATAATGTCTAAGGATATGATCAATTAAAGCGAAAATATTTTAACAGCTAATCTTATTGAtccataaaacaaaacaatatgaaTGCACAAGTTAAAGTCTAGTTGAATATTATATTTCCTTCAAGAATATTGGATTGGCCAGTtctatatcttaattttttttgtagattttaaatgtttttatatcattttaaattatttttgacatcTGATATCtctacaaaataattaaaagttaatcCTCAATATATTGATCCAATCTAATTGTATATAgaaacaaatcttcagcatttAAGTTACAGACTTTAAAACTAGTCAAATATATGATGAAAATATGGTTAAGTTAgttgaaaaaatagatttacatatttaatctctataatataatttgagaagTTAGTTTCTTATGTGTCACACTCACATTAATTTTGAGTACGATTAATTACCTAGTTACCCTTAATGAAATAGAAGTATTATATATGATTGCCATTAATaacaactatttttattttcttttttcttaataaaatttaaatattttttagttaaattttctcttttgaaaaatcacataaataagaaaaaggaatatttataaaaacgtaaaattatagttttcttttaacttatatttctttttttccaaaaataaaaattaaatttccaattttaaaatagaacacaaaaatgcaagtaaatatttataaagtataaaagatagattatataaacaattttttttatttatatttgtcaaaaaaatatctatgaattttcaaaatatagacatatattattttatcggAAACATGtacaaaattatgtatatatatatacttatcaaCCTAAGgaaaactaaacaaaatctaattagcaagattgttttattttagtttaattataaccaaaaaattatgATTCATTTCAAAAAGATGATATAACcctatatatcaaaatataaataatgaaaCCAATCAACATATGAACAATTAAATCAAccaattattataatttatctattatatatatatatatatattcatatatgtgcatgaattttcaaaatattacaaattatgtttattaatgcatatctgatttaatattttttttttctattttctaaacCAGATATataactatacaaaattttatcaaatatatttacaaatataagaGGATAAACTGAACTAACCACTAATAAGCCAATTTTAACTCATTAAAAATCATCATCAATTTAAAAGAACATATACAACTCAACATATCAAAATGATTAGttaaaacaatacaaaatattataattaaaatcacaTATCTAATTAAGATAGAAACATAAAgatatttaatacaattttttatacatacaaattacaaaattacctaaaacttataaacaaccaaagtaaaatatttattttataaatgtttatttctGTGCATGAACATGGGAGAATCactattaaaataacaaattaagtGACTGAACAACGCAAAACCGGAAATAAAAAGTAATCTTTTGttttaacacgtttttttttttgaaacacaaaaagtAATCAAAATCATGCAAGAAGCCCATTACAGCCCAATACATGTATCGATGAAACGGCGTCGTATTATACCAGTTTTGACTGAAACGTATCCTCTCCAAGCTCTATCAATATAGATCATCTTCCTCTCTAGTCTAGCGATCTGCTATTATCTCGATCTGATCTGTTCGCCatggaagagaagaaggcaGAATCGACGAACAAGAATGTTAAGAAGGCAAATCTGTTGGAGCACAACTCGATCAAGCACATCCTCGACGAATCCGTCTCTGACGTAAGGGCCTTTTTGCTTTCCTCCATATTCTCCGAATCTGTTCGATTACGATCTAActacttttttcctttttgatgCGTAGATCGTTAGGAGCCGTGGATACAAGGAGGACGTGAGGCTGAGCAACCTGAAGCTGATCTTAGGGACGGTTATCATCGTGGTTGCTCTCGTTGCTCAGTTCTACAACAAGAAGTTTCCGGAGAACAGAGACTTTTTGATTGGATGCATCGCATCATATCCTTTCTTATTGCTTTGGATTCATTGCTTAGATAGATAGAACGTAATGAATGTGGCTCGATTTGATTGTGATTAggattagattttgagaaacttAATTGATTACTATATATTTGGATGATTGTGGATAAGATGTTTGGGTTCTTTGACTATGGCAAGTATGTAGTGCTGAATGGGGTGTTGCAGCTGATTCTGTATACTAAGGAGAAGAATGCTATATTGTTCACCAATCCTCCTGAGGTTTGTTTTCTGAACtaagaatagttttttttttcattgagaGGCAATCTTTGATTCTTTGTGTTTGCTtggactgtttttttttaaggaattAGAATTGTGCTTCTTCTAGCCTGGCTTGTTAAGTAGTGCATGCATACCTTAGGACACCTTGTTTTGGGGCATTTTGACCTTTGGCAGAAGCTACATTTCAATGTTTTTCTTTGATAAGAAGAAGTTTGTTTTGGCAGTATGGCTTTGCTGGTTCTTGTTTCTTTTGGTGTTTGCGATTGGTTCTGTCGTCTTCATTGAAacataattgttcatccaaGTGGATGGTTTTGGAATGTAATGCTGGGTGGTTTTACATCTCACTTTCACTAGCTTCAAGTAGATTAATCCTCTCATATAGTTTGTATCCAAGAGGACAAGATTTTTCCCGAACATTTGATACTTTATTTTGGTTACCAGGTTGTTTCATACATGTACACTTTCATTTGTTTTGCTGCGGTTCAGAAATGATTTGCTTAGCTAATCATTTGCTACTAtattcaaaaatcataaaatggGTTGGTTGAATACGCAGGGATCATTCACCAGCACTGGCTTGGTTATGTCTTCAAAGCTGCCGAGATTCTCTGATGAGTACACTCTCACCATCGACAGTGCTGATCCAAAATCAATCTCAGCTGGGAAGTCTGTCCAGCTCACCAAAAGTGTCACCCAATGGTCTCCCTCGCTCACTCTGCATTTTTTTCTTACACGAGCTCATAAAGTGGAGCTTATTTTCATGGTCTTTGTGTATTGCTCAGGTTCACGAAAGATGGAGTTCTTGTTGAAGGTTTGTTTTGGAAAGACGTGGAAGCATTAATCAAGGACTATGCAGAAGAAGGAgaaccaaagaagaagaaatgatgATATGATATTAAGGAGAAAATAATGTTCTTACAACTCCAACATGTATCGTTTTAGATAATTAAAAATCGATGGGGACATTTGCTTAGAGATGACAATAATATTCCCGATAAGAATATTCCAgtgtttttttggttataacagaaaaaaaatcgaattaaTCTGAGATTCTGGACAACAAAATTAAAAGGGTATCTCCAGCAAAAGCCAATGGCTCACATTTCAAGTGCATGACATAAGTTGTTGgcaacttttttatatattctaaagTTTGTTTTTCGTATTCTACACACACCATATGTGTACTTGTCGTTTagagtatattaatattttacacaCAGGATACAAGTCAAATGCCAACAACTCTTGAGTGGCTTGGATTGCTACAAGCTTTCTAGGCAGCTCGTATGTGCCCTGGAAAAGTTTTGTATTTGGAATAATAACCTTACATTGCTATCAGATAAAGTTGCCCAATTTTCCCAATTAAAAAACTCTAGAGCTCAACAACATATGAATACATTTGTCCATATCAACAATATTCCAAATCAGATCCTATAATCCATTCATTTATTATCCACACATttgtacaatttttttaataatcagtCCATGGTGGGGAAGAGGATTGACAAGAAATATTAgttcttgtaataaaaaatgaACACAGGCCCATCCCCGTCCTTGCTGGGGCCCATTTAACCGAAGCGCATCAGACATTACTCAAACTGACGTGGCACCTGGTCGAAGTCAGTTACCGTGAGGGACCCACTCCCTAATAGCGTGGGACCAACCAACCCACCCACCCATTGGGCTTACGGCTTGAATTTGTGTGTGCGTGTGCTCAATCAAACTATCCCCGGATCTGAAAATGCAATCAACTAACCAAGTTTAATTAAAACGCTTCGCATCCGCCAAAGCGCTTCAAGCCTATAAACAGAGACGCTGTTTtggttttcttatattttttcgccctctctctctctagaacaaTATCTTCAAGAACTcagcgtctctctctctctctctctataacgAACCCTTAGCCCTCGATTGCATTCGAAATCTGTGgattaattgattattttgaaCCATTAATCGCTCTGTAGAGCTTCTGGATTCGTCGTTTGATTCTCCTTACTACGAACTAGATAACGCTTAACGATCCGAGTAATTTGAATATGGCCGATTCTAGGAAACGAGACGCCGGAGACGATCGTCCAAACGCCGGCGAGGATGCCTCCGATTCGCCGTCTACCGTCGATTCTCGATCTAACGCTGCCGCTGGATCCGAGCGCGAGACTCGAGTTTCTCCAGATCCGTCGACTGAGCAAGGCGGTACGCTAGGGGAGGATAGGGTTCTGAGGTGGCTGCAGGCGTTGGATATTCAAGTCCTTGGAGCTTGTCGAGGCGACGAGAGGTTGAAGCCGTTGTTGAAGCTGGACGTTTCCAACGGAGTGGCGGAAGATCGATTGCTCGCTCATCTTAGCCAGGTTTAGTCTCTTATGAGCTTTTTTCGGCTTGCGATAGAATCTGATTTTGGATTGCGTTTTGGTTATACACAGCACTTCGAGCCTGCGGAGATTGGGATGCTGGCGAGATGTTTCTGCATACCGTTGGTTTCGATTCGCGTTGGGAAGATCAATAAGGAAGGGACTCTTATGCGCCCTACTCCCATAAGGTATATCAACTACGATTCATCATGAGTCCTGTCTTTGTTTGAGCCTTAGCAAAATGATATTTGTTCTCGGTTGTGCTCTCTAGATTCCAGAGCTTTCTTGTTAAGCATTTAGCTTTAGTGTAGGATAATAATAAAGAGAATGATGTTAGCTAATTGTTTCTGTGCAATCCTGTCATCGACTAATCTTTTTCACCTTTCGCTAGAACCAATTGTGGTTTGGGAATCATCTGATGATTGATATCTTGTGTGTACACACAAAGCATTCTTTAGTGTTATGTTCCACTGAAGATTAGTTTGGCACTTCTCTCTCCCAGAGGGTCTCTCCATGTCTGGTCTCATGGTTTTGAACACGTTTTTTTCATGTACTATGCATATTTTCCTTATTACAAATGTTGCATGCTTACTTTTGCAGTTTTAACATGTGAACACTTTGGAGGAAGTGGAAACATTAACACATCTTTATCTCTATTTGGTTAGTTCTGTTTGTATCAATGTAATTTCTAACTTTTAGTAATCACGTCTATTCATGACTGACTTGCTTTGCTTTAATAAAAGACTGTTAGAAATCATAGGAACTCAACCAGTTTGTAATTGATGCTTCCAAATAAAATGTATCTTTTATTGTAGGTAATGTGGGCGTAATCTGTTATCACTGGTAGATGATCAAGTAAAGGTAGTTTCGCCTCCAACGTTGTATAGTCTGTTCTTGAATGTTAGTCATTTAGGGTTAACTGGTTGTCATAAC
Protein-coding regions in this window:
- the LOC106450824 gene encoding signal peptidase complex subunit 2-like, producing the protein MEEKKAESTNKNVKKANLLEHNSIKHILDESVSDIVRSRGYKEDVRLSNLKLILGTVIIVVALVAQFYNKKFPENRDFLIGCIASYVVLNGVLQLILYTKEKNAILFTNPPEGSFTSTGLVMSSKLPRFSDEYTLTIDSADPKSISAGKSVQLTKSVTQWFTKDGVLVEGLFWKDVEALIKDYAEEGEPKKKK